The genomic interval CGATCGGCTTCAGTATTGTACATCTCGCCGTACCAGACTTTCTACTTACGGGCTTAGACttatctagttttttttactttttctctccctacGATTCGAAAAACCCTGCAACGCTTCTAGCTTCGCCGCCGCAACTGCAGCACCGAGAAATGACTGCAGCGAACGACAAGGCGGCTCCGCTAAGTGGTTGTGTACGAAAGAATGCCATAGGGTACGCGTACGACACGGGGAGGTCAGGGGCGGCTACGAATTGTGGGGGTCGCGtgaaacgagtgaaaaattttgtccgTTCGCTAGGCGGCGGCCTTGATCGATGACCGTGAGATAGGCCGACCGTTATCGATCGCGATTGCCGGACGTCGATCGAAACGAGataaggaaaagagaaaaaacaaaaacaagaaaaaaaaacgaaaattacgcCGATTAATGTAATCGCTACTACGGACGGCTGTCGGGCCCCCGCTACTCGTCTCGTTGCGACGATAAAACGCCGTGCGAATAGCCTACCGGTTGATTTCGCGGCGACGTCGACAAACGCTGGATCCGATGGATTTCGCGGATCGGATTCTAGGAGGGGCCCCCCGGGTCCGGGGCACGAAGGGACGACGATCGGTCTATGTCAGTCGAGTATTTCAGCTCGCGAGTACGCATCGGTTTCGAAGCACACGCTGTGCGGCGTTGGTCGTACGCAGACTTAACGCTCGTACGACGCCCGATGAAGGAGGGAACGCGGCGAAGGAAAGGGCTCGGGAATGCTGCGGGGTACGGAACGTGACTCCACTGACACGGTGACGATCGAGTCACCGTGTGTGTTCGGTGTTTCGGTTACAAGACGATAACGACACGTACCGCTTCGATTTCTCGCCTCTACCTCGAAGAAATGCCCAGATATTATTCGATCGAGTCGCGACCAGCGATCGGAGTGCGAAgtcgcgacgaaaaaaataatacgattCGAGTCAGATCGCCGAGCGATTTCCTGTAATCGGAATCCGACGATCGCCTATCGCGTTGCAGCGCGCTTTGTTTTCTCAGGTATTATCGTTACGACGCACGTCCACCTTCGGGGCTTTCGAACGTCAGCGCAGCCAGCGAATTTGAACCATCGAATGCGACGTAACGATACGCAACTGCGTCGCAGTAAACTCGATGGGTTCTACGGTTACGCGTGCCGTACGGAGTGCGTAATACCCGAGAAGGTTCCGCCAAAACCGCTGAGGTAAAAAAACTTTAGCTTCACAAGCATAATTAACGATAGGTCGAAATTTGGATCCGAAAGATCGACGTTCGAGATCTGATTggtgggatgaattttttttttcggggtgcGGCTTGGAGAGAAGTGGTTGAAACGTCAGCGATTCGGTGTTAAAGTCGAGCCTGGCAAGGgtttaaatttcgaaaatttctcctctctttccccAAAGACACGTGAACGGGTACATTACAATCCTACGCACGCTTGCAGCTGCCTTAAAGTTGGAGCTTTGCCAGTAGCCTGCAAAATGCCTATTTCTATGCAACCGGCGACACGGTTCTGTAAAGTTAAACACAGCTAAGCCGGCGTTTGAAGGGGGCGCGGCGAGGTGAGGGAGGACACGAATTCGGACGCGATCAACGACCAACTCCGTGATGATGAAAGTTTTGGTAATAACTTCCGCGATCTTCCGTGTCTTTTGACCAAGACCAGTACGACGTGTTTCCGGTTCACCGCACCCTTTGATCCGTCGACTAGTCGGGGTGGCAGCTATTTCCTAACTGCGACCGACCTCATTACGATTGCAAATATTGGCGGTGTAGACATTTGCGGATCGTTAACTGCAGTCAGATAACGCGGCTGGTCCGAGAAGGGGGAGCAGTTTTCTTCGTCGTTGGGCagcgtttcgtttcatttaatATCGAATCCCAGCACGCGTGTGACGGACGCGATTCCCCGCCGcattcgaaagagaaaattccaGAAATTCCTCAGGAAGGATATAAACGAACCAGACGTGCACAGCCGCACACCTTCGATCCGGGGGTTTATTTTTAACTCCGGATCCCGAAGGCGAGGACCACCGCGGACATTATATTGCCCGATCCCCGAATGCCCCGTGGGCCCCTCGGTTTTCTCCCTTATCCTCCCTTTCATTGGAAGAAAATCagagaggagaaggagaaaaaaaaaaacctccacgAACGACGATTGATGATCCGGAGGCGAGTGTGTGTGCAGTGCAAcgaggtatttgaaaaataatccagatttttttttcgactctcgAGCAACGCCCCCCGCGTAAATCTCCATGTACATTTTCATTCCCGCCAtgaaatttgaacgaaaaaaaaaaccaaaaaaaaaaaaaatcgaaataaaaaacgaaaggatgGTTTCGAAGGAGGTGAGGCCTCGTTAACGGGTGGTAATTTTGCGCGTGAAGTAAGCTCCTTTGGTTTCCAACTCGTGTGATTTTCAGTGAAATCATATATGGATATTCCGGAGGACGAGTTAAATCGGTATATCGTTCGCGAGATCGGCGGAGACGGAGAAAGGGTAATGCAAAGATCTGCTCCGAATCGCGTACGAAATGACCTTAGCCACTTGTGAATttgtaatttcaatttctccgaCTGCTCTATGGAAACACACTCGGAATTCCCGGGTACGTGTATCCGTAACCCAAGAATGCATCTACTCGGCTCGGAATACCCATCGGTAGTTCGTTTCTCACAGGGACCACGGGCAACAGCGGTATCGCATTGCATATTGGATTTGCCCCGATCATATCGTACGAGGAAATGGCTTTGCGTTTGCACAGTAAAAGCGGATAATTCACTCGACCGTGTCTGTTTCAAAGTAAGTATTTCGATTCCGCACTTTGGAGGGATTCCTACGTTCGCGCAACGAAAGCGCAAAACTTGTTGTAACGGGCTCTTGCGTTGCCAATTTTCGCTGCCTGGCATTCTATGAAAATATGCTTCACCGTCCAATCGATACGACTTCTCGACTTCGCGACTTCTCGACATCGaatcgttttcatttctttcttcgcgATTCCGCTCGTTTTTTCGACGACATAAAAGAGCGATGAGTTTCCATGGAGACCGCGTCTCGCGATTCGACGTGGGTGGCAAAACGGACGCTGTGTGCTCGGATCGGAGTCTCGAACGATGCGCGAAAAGATTCGGCGGTTATTTTTTATCTGGACATTAAAATGGCGAGGAGAATAACTCGGAGGGATGTTAAACGGCCGTCGAAAATCAGGAAACTAAAACTCCCTTATCTGATAATATCGGCCATTCGAAACTTGAGGAACACGAAGGGATCGCCGCCGACTAAAATCGTCAGCTACGTGGCGAGGACTTCGCATATTTCAAGAGCCACCGCCAAACGACAAGTAGGAATTCTACAATCTTATCGGCAATTTATGCAAATCGAAGTACCTCGGcagcctttgatttttttctccctttttttcttctcgtccgTCAGGTGGACCTGGCCTTGAGACGCGCGGTGAATGACGGTCTGCTGAGACGACGTCACGGTCACTATTGTTTGGATCCCGTCGCGGCCTTCTTCAAATCCAATTCCggaaaatcatcgaaatcTCCGCGGGGCAAAAGAGCGCCCGGTGGTTCGGCAAAGTCGAACGCGccgaagaaaatcaaaaagaatcCGAGGAGGATCGTACCGTTCGCCAGGGTCGTACGAAAACCACTTTTGTCCGTACGAACGAGAAACAAATATCCTCGGAGGAGACCGTCGCCTCATCAACTCTCGGATATGTACTGTAATCCGAGCTACAAAGACTCGACCGACTCCTCCGTGGCTTCTAGTTTATCGAGAAAAAGTTCCGAGCTCCAACCGACTTGTGACAACGCCACTAAGGAGCCGAACGATGGCTCGTCCATCTCCAGTCTTCCACCGTCTAGCGGGCTCTGAATTTCCCCGGACTCGAGCCCCTTTCTTTCGATTCTAAAATTCATTtgtattttccattcattttattttgcggcgaattttggaaaaacttgTAGACCGTCCTCGTCCCTggtaataaattcgaaaaaataatgattttggGAACCGAGTGTCGCGGACCACGTCATTCGGGGGTCCGATCGTCGCGTAAATCGAACGAAACTAATCGTTCGCGGAGGCCAGGAATCGATCACCGAAATGATGCGGGTACAACTACACGCTGCAGCATGCTAGACGACAAGTTCAACAAGGGGACCAGAATTTGGTAGAGAGCTGCCGTGCTTTGACCTCGTCGTTTCACGTGTGGCCTGCAAGGAGGGTTAATATTCGGGGGCGTTTGAATGTAGGAAATTTTCGACTGCTACAAAGCACGAGGCATCATATTCGTGGGACGCCACTTACGAAATAGTTAAAGGACTTACTCGGGAATCGCGCGTCGCGGGAGAGCcgaacgtcgcgtcgcgtagTGTGCCGTAGCTGTCAAGTGTCGACCAATTAGTAACTCAATTAACGCCGTTGGTTCTGACCGGCTCGCCCGTATCCGTCGGATCCTCGTCTTATTGTTGGTTCGTAGAACGTGACTGACTTCTTCGCctagtcgtttttttttttttattactttccgTTCGACgcgcgctcgctcgctcgttccCGTTCGAGATAATGTAAGCCACACAATTAGCGCTATTGATGCAACTTCGCTTTTGATTTTCACACGATAGATATATCGGTGCATAAATAGATCGCTACATTCCGGTATAGGATCTGGAACAATGGAGCCGTTTATCCATGGGATTTAGACTGAAAATTTATCCGACCAATCCCGAGCTTAACTGCATTCGGTTACGTGCAGGCGAACTCCGATAACGGCGAAGCCTTcccttcgttattattttaacgTCGATCACGACTGAATAAATTCATCCTTACGGAAATGATCGCGAGTTTTTTCCAGCGTTCCACGCACGTACCCGTCGAATTTTCGTTCCAATTTCATGACCGGCTACTCTCCTTTTCTAGGGAACATCATCGcgagagatttatttttttttcccccctcatTTTAATCCGAACGCGGAAAATGGAATTCACCTTACGTGTAAAGTCGATGTTTTACATCGATCGATCAACGCGAGGGAAGGAGGAGGCAGCGGGCAGATGTTTTATTGAAAGATCACACTGGTCGACTGCTGGTATAACGCGATGCTTTATGACCTGGGCGTGTCTTTACGGGTCGGGTTAGACCGAATACATCGTAATTGATTACCGCGGGGTCCAGACACTTGTGATGGTTTCGCCCACTCgtcgctcctttttttcttttttttttttctttctttctctctcttcgtacCCTTATTACGATACACCAACAGTTCCTTATCGTCATCGACGTATGGGTGTaccgaaaaagagaaaacaaaaaaaaaaacgaaaaaaaaaaagcggataACCGAAGGTATCTGTCCTTTCTCAACCTGAAACTTCACCCGCTGCAGCATCAATCCGACGTGGTAGcataacaaaaaatgaatgataataaCAGTATATCAATTTCTACGAATTGTaagctttggaaatttctcaggAGAATATTCGAATGCTGGTAACGGAAATACCGAATTCTCTTTCAGCATCTGCTCGCGCGAAAACGGTGGACAGTTATTGGCTCGGAAGCTCGccagagcttttttttttttcatcaattttttcaacgcacgTATAGCTAGTCGATGACATTGACTTTTTGCCGGCCAAGGTAAGTGCGAACAATAAGGTCGTGTCAAGGTTCTTGATATCGTAACTCGCGATACATAGGTGTAATAACGTGCAGAGGTAGGTAACCATTGTTATGCAACGGAATACGGCGGCGCTGTTCCAACAATTAACACTGTACCGCAGTGCACAGCTTTTGTTTCGTGctaaaattttatacacccATACGCGAATGGATGTACGTAGAGTATCCGCGTACATGCATCGGTGACACTCGCATACGAACGGAAAGCGTACACCTGCACCGGAAAACTCTACATGTGGGTTACGTGATTCGTCGATAAATCTGCATCGCTGTAAAACACGCATCAGTTTCGAACTTGTTTgctactgttttttttttgtttttcattgaattaacGCGGATCGTACGAATCGCAGAATTTTGTCATACGTTACGCGAAGGTGATAATCAGGCCGCGCGcgaatgttttatttatcgtacgaCGGTTGTCTAGAGTGCAAATAGTGGCGGGCAACCGGCAACGACGATCACCTCGCCGATGTGATTCTATTTCAGTTGCTCCAAGGAGTGGAAACGTCATCGACAGACTTAACGCCGGCGTTTATATTACACAGCAGACATAGCGCTGTACGCCTAGAAAATATACCGTGGCGAAGAGTTACATTCTAAAATAGCTGCGTCGTAGGATACGTCCGTACGGGTACCGCACCCGGTGCTTCGATCGGAGaattatcaaaaatcgaaataatggAGTGGTACGAATAAAGTTGTCGCTCCCTTTATATCGGGCGGCCAATTTTCGCTCGAGGCTCGTTGACCTCTTCGCAATGCCTAACGGTTCTGCTTAATAACGAGGGGCACATAATTCATCGCGTAATTTACGGGAAAAAGCTAAAATATATAAGATAGCTACTATTGGCTGTGTACCGCACGCACCTGCGTCAAGTAAAATTAATGGCGTCCATTCGGGCCACGCGATACACATGAGCTTTTTACTGCAAGTGTCAAAGTTACTGCCCCATAGGCCGTTCGTgaaacatgagaaaaaaagaaactcattTTCAGATAATTGCGGTTTGAGTTAACACGGaacgagcgaaagaaaaaaaggcgaaacaGGTATCAGCGGAAAAAAGTGGTACAACCGTCGTTCTTAACGCTTACAAAATATTCATCCGTTCGAACAAAATCTGCTTCCGATTCGCGTATTATTACGGAATTTCTCGCCACGAATAACGTTGGTTATTGCGCAACGACTTTTCGTCTAGCTTTTTTGGGGCGGAGGGGGCcgataaatgaaatgagaagaaaaaactcttCGTCGACGGGCGATAATTTGCGAGGAATTTTCGACgcattgaaaaaaagggagaaaaaaaaaaaaaaaaagtcagtcGCCAATTCGGAGCGTTCATGAATCGCAAATGAGCGAGTCTGCGGCGTCGGAGTAAATCGTGTGCGACGCACGCGGTGCACCGCCGCGTTTACGATGGTAGAGGGTGAAATTTACGAAAGCGTAAAACAAACGCGGCGGGTTGGCCCGAATCGAAATATAATATCGGTCCCCGAACCTTCGGCGAATCGGCGAACGATCGATTCgaagttcgaaaattttcaaacacatcCGATCGCGCTGCGACGCTAGCTGCCCGAAATACTTACACTGTACACTGTAACTATCTGCCGAGGCTCCGAGCGTTTtggggataaaaatttataaaataaatacagcGTGTCGAAAGAACGAATGAAatcttcgttaattttatatGGAGAGTTGCGCAACCGATAGTCGTGGGCAGGCGTAATGCGACGGTCTATTAAAATCtcgtatataatgtaattcATACGTTCGTACAATAGACGTTACGAACGACGACCGCGATGAACGTCGCGATAATTTAGTGACGAGGCGGAAGTATGAAAAATCGGAAAGATGTCCGCTGAAATAATATCGCGTGTATCGCCGATGCGTTTATTCCCCTATACTCTATCGCGGATCGAATTATCAACACGATTTATGACCAGATCCTGGTTTTACtgcggtgaagaaaaaaaaaaaagatgaagtgaaaaaaggaggagtgCGAGAGCAGAAGAATCCTCGTCGTTTggtttaaaattaatcgaatttaCCGCTAACTTTATCGACGCTCGACTAGATACGGAGCGGCGATATCACGGTGTACAAGATTCCGCGTTCGCATTGTGTGCGGCGAGATCCTGCAGAGAATAAAATTCCTCGGTCTATATCGATGACGTACACATCCTTGGCGTACGACATAGCGCACCGTATAGGTgcggtacgtgtgtgtgtgtgtgtgtgtgtgggcaTATTGAAGAAACGATGCGCTGCAGCAGCAGGACCGGAGAGACTGTGGTACGACTTAGTTATTATTGCGATGCGGCAACGGCGACTATAACTCTACCGTTAGGGAAAATCACTCGGCCCAGAAACCGAATGAGAATACATGCGAATATAATTGAAGCGAATCGAAAGCGGCGACCGGGGTCAATCGCTCCCCGGTAATTTCCTACTCCGACGAATAAACTTtgatttcgcgaaaaaaaaaaatgtttcagcaGCGTAAAGAAAAGGGAGCCGGCCGGCATTGCGATCGGTTTTTCTAGCCGCGGAATTTCAGAACGCCGCGGATCGCGATACGTCAGTGGCATAGTTGAGGTGTATCCCGCGAATGCAGATATGCGGACTCGAGCGCGCTCGGAGTTCCATTCCAGGAATCGATGCGTGCAGATCTACTCGCATCGGGGACGAGGATATCGCGCATTTACGTTTTTCCCCGTTCTCTCCTTCGAAGCAAAGATCAGGGAAACGTAAAGGCGATCCGGAATCTCATCGATTCGCGTACAGGTACTAGTTTCGCGAATATGGGCGGGTAAAGCGAATTCCCCGCGGAAGAATGAGGCGCCGTCGTTCCTCGGCATGGCACTGGGTATTTGCGTTGTTGCAACCGCGGCATAACAGCTCGGTGCAAACTTGACCTTGTTACAGCTGTGCACGAGTGAGGCGAGCCTAGCGTATGTTTGCACACGTGAGCGGTATGCGTTTACCTGACGGGGAAACCAGGTGGTGTTCCTCCGGCACGTTtgtagcgtttttttttcaacgtacgttTTCGTATTTCcggacgacgcgacgtcggAGAGCGCGGCGTGACGAGTTACACGAGTTACTAATTTAACGgaagatatatacgtatatcggctGGACGTGAAATAATAACCGGCGAGAATTGAACGGGCATAAGTCAATTGCATAATTGTTCGAACCGATCGACCTACCTCCTCACCCGCGAACGCTTCGTGCGAGTGTAATCGGCGCTATTGGATCATAACGAAACGATTGACCTAATAAGCAATTATTAAAGTCGCTCGCGATCGGTCCGATCGGTTGCGTCtatctacgtacgtaataaACTGGATTCTGACCACACCTCGATTAAACTTCGCTCCGACCGTCGGTACTTTTCAATCGGCGAATACCTCGACGAAAGGGTACCATATTCACGGTGCGTGAAAACAACGCGTGTCGCGGTCAAGTGCCCTTGAGAGTGCACGCGGTGCATCTTGAGACGGTAGGTAGTCGTTGATCGGGGGGAGGGCCTAATCGAGCGTAATGTACCAATTAGAGACACCGCTCGAATTATCTGGCCCGAAGATTGAAGGGAGGTCAAGCGATggatcgtgtttttttttttttgtttttcatcttctctttcCGATTCACACGGTTCGATTGTCGTCCGATCCGAACATTTCGTGCACCGAGTGTATCTCCTATTTCTCAATGTCAAATGTTCTCGCCGGGAGAATCGGTGTGTCTTCGGTTTTGTTCGACGCTTGGTAACCGGCCAACGTAATTCTCATTTATAACGCGGGTAAATTGCCAATTTCTTCGCTTATGGAGACGCAACGAATCGCGGATGCGAGAATCCCGATTCCTACGATTCGGCATGAAAAACGTAGGCTGAAATTTCCCGGAGAGCCGACCGTTGCCCTTTACCGAGTCGTAGgtggattatttttcgaacgtttctCGTTCCAGTTCTCACGAGTCAACCTTGATTTCAAAATGGCGTCAATGTCGACCGGCCACTCgcgcgtaggtacgtacgacaCTCTATCCGTCTACAGCGTGTctcgaaatgaaaagataCACGGAAATTCTCCGCACTTCTAACTCCGGGCGGGATCGCGCGGGTGTCGGAATCTGtgctgtaaaatttttatcaaaaatgatctctgattttttcgttcgacgttCGTATCGAATGACAATGCGACGGCATATATAAGACGAACGAGGGAAATTTGCATATCACCGCGTGATTATAAAGTCACTCTACATTATACACCGAACACGCCAGGCGAACTCGAGAGGACGCGCTGAGCCTTTGAAAGTTGATACGACACGGTCGTGTAGTCGTACTCTTAAGTTGTGCCCGATTACGCGACTCCACGTTACCGCGGCGTTGGAAACTGGAGGTAGAATGTCGCTGGTATACGATCGTTTCTGTCGTACCACCACCGGTTGTTCAACGCGAACGCAAAGCTGCACCAGGAGTTTCGAAGTTGGGCGTACATCGTCGCGTAGCGTCTACCACCcccctttgaaattttcgagggTTTCGATCGTTTCCAGCGATACCGGATCCGACTTACCGAGCTTCCGAAGTTTCGCATGTCTCGACGATGAGAGCGAGTGCTAAAAATCGGCGATTCAGTCAGCGCCACAATACACCGCTGTGTAATACGTGAGATCGCGGTGAGATTTGAATGTAGGTACGCGCACACAGGGTTGTGTAATAATGGGCATAGCTGTTCATGACGATCCGCGAGATATTTCTTAATTAAACGCGCGCGAAATATTCAACTCGTAAACTCGATAGGTGGAAGTAGGTAGAACGTTGATTGTACGGGTCAGACCGCCACGCGATTAGTAATTATTTCGTTTCTCATCGCGCCGATAAAATCGTACACTCGACTTGACGGTGACTTTTCATCCCGTGTCATAAAATGAGACGATCGTACGTGTTCGCGCTACGACCGATCTACGTgtatttgttcaaaaaaacaTATCGAGCGTCTACTCCGACGGAACATGCTCAATTTTGAATGTCACCGGGTCGTAGCGTATCGCTTTCTAAATTACCGCTGCGCACCGAACTCGTCTGTTAatagcgataaaaatttcgcgcGCCTCCGAAGCGGCTCGAAATCTTTACgcttaatttttgaaattttctctgtgaaatttttggaaacgcGACTGAATTCCGTTCATCAAAAAGCCGTTCGTTCGGCGTGCCTATAGAACATCGCCGCGTACGCGATACTCTCGGCGCAGAATCTGTATAGATGTATCGGAATAATCTACCTAAGTAACAGGCATGtacgaatacatatatgtatatacgcgcgcggATACAACACACGTACAACGTATAAGAATTTCGACGCCCGAGGCAGAAATCGATCTGCCGACCACGTGTGGCGGGTACTCCCCCACGTTACACTACCTTGCGAACCCATCCATACGCGGGGTGCTTAAATTCAACGTATCGGTAATGCTCGTTACCAACACATGTGGATTGTAAATTTAACGCGATAGACCAGCTATAACGACgcacaggtatataaatatcctCGCCTATCGTAATACTTGCATAATTCCACCTGCCGCGTAACAGAATTACACCTACGTgaaactcgattttttttcccccgcaatTTTCGCACCGTACCAACAGCTTATCGGATTCCCATGCGAGTGCAGAgtcggaaaaaatttacgccGTTGCATCGCCGCCGCCGAACGCGGGAGGATACCGTGTTTTTGCGAGgaacgaaaatttggaaacttCGTCGCGTTtgtaaatgagagaaaaaagaaaagaaaagaacctCCGTGCGAATCAATCGGGCGTCGTAGCCGCGCGTTCGCGTTGAAGAAGAAGGTGAATcgtagatgagaaaaaaacgaggacgGCTGAACgtcttttgtattttattagcCCGGATACTTTTGGACTACACTGTCGTCTGGGATATACCGGAGATGCCGAGAGCGAAATAATAGCCGAAGTGAAGATAAATTGAGAGAGAATAATGTACTCGCGTTATACGCGTTGGCGTCAAGTTCGGTACTTTAACCGGCAACGAAAATTCAGTTAACTTTATCTATACCGACAATAAGTTGGGGCTCGGGGTTGAAAGTCGGGCTTTTATCGCGGCGATTAATCGATCGGAGTTTTCACCTCGCTataggcgtacgtacgtacgtgctcGCTGTCGGTGAAATCGCTTCGAATTCGATACGATCGGAGAGTGACGGATACCCGCGTACTTCGAGTTGCGATTTGACAACCTCGATTGACGGAGGATCGCCGGAATTTCGCTtggcgaataaattttatctctCTCAAGAGATGACGATTTCTGACGCGTACGTCGGCCGCAGACGCGACAGTGACGTTATTGGGGCGTTACACAGAATCGACGGAGGGTAAATGTGTCTCAAGAATTCGTTACGTGGGTTGTAACAATAATTGGCTTCGAACGATTTCGGATAGGGGTTGGTAAATAAGTGCGACATTGCACGACAATCCGATGTCGGGATGGTTATCTAATTCCCTGAGGGAAATAAGTGGCTGTTACGCCTCGAGTCAGCCGCAGCAAGAGATTtcccgattattttatttcgtttcacttcgctcctttcatttttccgacCATCAATTTCGGTTTTGTTTTAAATC from Athalia rosae chromosome 6, iyAthRosa1.1, whole genome shotgun sequence carries:
- the LOC125501401 gene encoding uncharacterized protein LOC125501401, with product MARRITRRDVKRPSKIRKLKLPYLIISAIRNLRNTKGSPPTKIVSYVARTSHISRATAKRQVDLALRRAVNDGLLRRRHGHYCLDPVAAFFKSNSGKSSKSPRGKRAPGGSAKSNAPKKIKKNPRRIVPFARVVRKPLLSVRTRNKYPRRRPSPHQLSDMYCNPSYKDSTDSSVASSLSRKSSELQPTCDNATKEPNDGSSISSLPPSSGL